In a genomic window of Virgibacillus sp. SK37:
- the prmC gene encoding peptide chain release factor N(5)-glutamine methyltransferase: protein MNQMKQYEVLQWASLFLEKHHREQRVAELLLQHHLNFSRNAFFMNMRESLEPDIIQAFKRDIEKHAETGIPIQHLMGYEMFYGRKFEVNEHVLVPRPETEELVQHVSNYIATTSYENPIRIVDVGTGSGIIAISLALEIPNALVYATDISQEALQVARTNATTHQAQVSFYQGNFLQPIIDQGIKADVIVSNPPYIPRSEEETLADTVKNFDPDMALYAEENGLAAYKEIISQSTSVLKFDGYIAVEIGQAQSEAVSEIIQKSYPQSKRNTIQDINGKDRIVTAKL, encoded by the coding sequence ATGAACCAAATGAAACAATATGAAGTCCTTCAATGGGCTTCTCTTTTTTTAGAAAAACATCATAGAGAACAACGCGTTGCAGAGCTATTACTGCAACATCATCTAAACTTTAGCCGCAATGCTTTTTTTATGAATATGCGCGAGTCTCTGGAGCCGGATATTATTCAAGCATTTAAGAGGGATATTGAAAAACATGCAGAAACAGGAATACCTATACAGCATTTGATGGGCTATGAGATGTTTTACGGACGTAAATTTGAGGTGAATGAGCATGTGTTAGTCCCAAGACCTGAAACAGAAGAGCTTGTCCAACATGTGTCCAACTATATTGCAACAACTTCTTATGAAAATCCGATTAGAATAGTGGATGTTGGTACAGGTAGTGGAATTATAGCTATATCACTTGCATTGGAGATACCGAATGCGTTGGTTTACGCTACTGACATTTCGCAGGAAGCACTTCAGGTTGCCAGAACTAATGCGACAACTCACCAAGCCCAAGTGTCCTTTTATCAAGGTAACTTCCTACAGCCGATTATTGATCAAGGAATAAAGGCTGATGTTATCGTTTCGAATCCTCCCTATATTCCTCGTTCGGAAGAAGAAACTTTAGCAGACACAGTTAAAAACTTTGATCCAGACATGGCTTTGTATGCTGAGGAAAACGGGCTTGCAGCTTATAAAGAAATTATATCTCAATCCACAAGTGTACTTAAGTTTGATGGGTATATTGCTGTTGAAATCGGGCAAGCTCAGAGTGAAGCAGTGAGCGAAATTATCCAAAAAAGTTATCCACAAAGTAAGCGGAACACGATTCAAGATATTAATGGAAAAGACCGCATAGTCACGGCAAAGTTATAG